One Camelina sativa cultivar DH55 chromosome 3, Cs, whole genome shotgun sequence genomic window carries:
- the LOC104779230 gene encoding uncharacterized protein LOC104779230 codes for MILGPPEDCADSVRALKKRARQVCALRTAPSEPSLCLDPISFTSEDAKGIQHPHSDPLVIEVSMGDFDVERVLIDTGSTVNVLCWQMLEKMGVTPDQLKPKTRTLTGYDGVAKMSMGDVKLQVRAGGVTRKTKFAVIDAPPIYNAILGIPWIYSMQAVPSTYHLCLKFPTTTGIYTLYGDQRVARVCSVIEKKQRKAENA; via the coding sequence ATGATACTTGGCCCACCGGAGGACTGCGCAGACTCCGTCCGCGCATTGAAGAAGAGGGCACGACAAGTTTGTGCCCTGCGAACAGCTCCAAGCGAACCTTCACTCTGTTTGGACCCGATATCATTCACTTCGGAAGACGCCAAAGGAATCCAACATCCCCATTCAGACCCTTTGGTTATCGAAGTCTCAATGGGCGACTTCGACGTCGAACGAGTCCTAATTGACACCGGGAGCACCGTCAATGTACTCTGCTGGCAAATGTTAGAAAAAATGGGCGTCACACCAGACCAACTGAAACCCAAAACTCGAACGCTGACGGGCTATGATGGAGTCGCTAAGATGTCAATGGGCGACGTAAAGCTACAAGTACGAGCTGGTGGAGTGACCCGAAAGACTAAGTTCGCAGTCATTGATGCACCTCCGATCTACAACGCCATTTTGGGGATACCGTGGATATATTCGATGCAGGCCGTACCATCGACctatcacctctgcctcaaattcccgACCACCACAGGAATTTACACACTTTATGGCGACCAAAGGGTAGCCCGAGTGTGCTCTGTTATcgaaaagaagcagaggaaggcGGAGAacgcatag
- the LOC104777819 gene encoding transcription factor DIVARICATA-like translates to MESVVAATIWSREEEKAFENAIALHCVEEDITDDQWKKMASMVPSKTLEQVKKHYQILLEDVKAIENGQVPLPRYHHNRKGLIVDEAAATSPANRDSHSSGSSEKKPNHGTSGISSSNGGGGRSSGSRAEQERRKGIPWTEEEHRLFLLGLDKFGKGDWRSISRNFVISRTPTQVASHAQKYFIRLNSMNRDRRRSSIHDITTVNNQPPAVTGGQQQQQVVKHRPAQPQPQPQPQPQPQQHHPPTMAGLGMYGNAPVGQPIIAPHDHMGSAVGTPVMLPPPMGTHHHHHHHHLGVAPYAVPAYPVPPLPQPHPAPSTMH, encoded by the exons ATGGAGAGTGTGGTGGCAGCAACAATATGGAgcagagaggaagagaaggcaTTCGAGAACGCAATTGCGTTGCATTGTGTAGAGGAAGACATAACAGATGATCAATGGAAGAAAATGGCGTCAATGGTTCCAAGCAAGACCTTAGAACAAGTAAAGAA ACACTACCAAATCCTTTTAGAAGATGTCAAAGCAATCGAGAATGGTCAAGTTCCTTTACCTCGTTATCATCATAACCGGAAAGGTCTCATCGTCGATGAAGCAGCAGCAACTTCTCCGGCCAACAGAGACTCTCATTCCTCTGGATCATCggagaagaaaccaaatcatGGAACCTCAGGGATAAGTAGCTCCAATGGTGGAGGAGGTAGAAGTAGTGGATCCAGAGCagagcaagagagaagaaaagggaTCCCATGGACTGAAGAAGAGcatcg gttgtttcttttgggtttggaCAAATTTGGGAAAGGAGATTGGAGAAGCATTTCAAGGAACTTTGTGATCTCAAGAACTCCAACACAAGTTGCAAGTCATGCTCAAAAGTACTTCATCCGGCTTAACTCGATGAACCGAGATAGAAGGCGGTCTAGCATTCACGACATCACCACAGTGAACAATCAACCTCCTGCGGTTACAGgaggacaacaacaacaacaagtggtCAAACATAGACCAGCTCAGCCACAACCACAGccacaaccgcaaccgcaaccacAACAACATCATCCGCCAACAATGGCTGGATTAGGGATGTATGGTAATGCGCCTGTGGGACAACCAATCATCGCACCACATGATCATATGGGTTCAGCTGTTGGAACACCTGTGATGCTTCCACCTCCAATGggaactcatcatcatcaccatcatcatcatcttggaGTTGCTCCTTATGCTGTACCGGCTTACCCGGTTCCACCATTACCGCAGCCACATCCAGCTCCCTCAACTATGCACTGA
- the LOC104777820 gene encoding DENN domain and WD repeat-containing protein SCD1-like: MGRIFEYFVVCGLGPEMRTVDGDLGFHGMQTFYLPSPLDQFPPTDQSPYPAPPPQLPTCVLPAGVEFHSSGFASNDPASFPRSYPIVLTEGDGSKIFVSCIAFRDRVCEDIIEAYRLPPNTYADKCICLVSHAPNFRVLRNSLEEIFVLCFSSEGSCKPLWDIIAYMVSNVPLPTPGKDRVLFAVENCLLSVEAPPEDSLPQADISLQPLVQCLDVDNLIKLFTSVLVERRILIRSNKYSLLTLVSESICHLIYPFRWQQVYIPLLFFSGVDYIDAPTPYMMGLHSDVDTSNLAMDGVVVVDLEFNQITTSEEIPPIPEPEFSALRNDILKLLHPNVVGIDQLKGFGNSVEQSPKSLSKPWGEDHDLQLRVIFLKFFASILGGYRNFIENKVFSTDAFLKRRSRSTNQPPEPMLVQFLGSFAFLDYLERRLGSDENSTNLLEKLQDAVGRGQDAMSILPKSSMEPEIITIAEPEVEESATRYTYDRFPASVRSEEQEEKRKQILAAASGALESNGRHPPSSPPGKNTKEDNFSSMERAAERERMVLDIQVKLQGLWLRLLKLGSAEDPLSSFEYGTILALIESDAEGIGGSGFIECIREHLYSGWHGQLTEEQFIAVKELLKMAVSRAASRSDLSTVRDALEVSAEMFKKDANNVSDYVQRHLISIPIWEELRFWEGYFEYLMEQPANESVNYATLVTARLIIVASHMAGLGLPDTEAWNMIETIAEKQKLGYKLLIKLRGFLSHVQQLHVGYWGVSSFKQQIISSGLPSPRPKDVSDESQQPSEASGRSWVQSMFSRDTASRANSFSRVRKWVSDNASSDITAAAQKKIQTNVRVLKGHSGAVTALHSVTRREVCDLVGDREDAGFFISGSTDCLVKIWDPSLRGSELRATLKGHTGTVRAISSDRGKIVSGSDDQSVIVWDKQTTQLLEELKGHDAQVSCVKMLSGERVLTAAHDGTVKMWDVRTDMCVATVGRCSSAILSIEYDDSTGILAAAGRDTIANIWDIRSGKQMHKLKGHTKWIRSIRMVEDTLITGSDDWTARVWSVSRGSCDAVLACHAGPVQSVEYSPFDKGIITGSADGLLRFWENDEGGIKCVKNMTLHSSSILSINAGEHWLGIGAADNSMSLFHRPSNAGTKVSGWQLYRVPQRTAAVVRCVASDLERKRICSGGRNGVLRLWDATINI; encoded by the exons ATGGGTCGGATCTTTGAGTACTTCGTCGTGTGTGGACTAGGTCCGGAGATGCGAACCGTGGATGGAGATCTTGGATTCCATGGGATGCAAACGTTCTACTTGCCTTCGCCTCTTGACCAGTTCCCTCCTACTGATCAATCCCCTTACCCTGCACCTCCTCCTCAGCTTCCTACT TGTGTTCTTCCTGCTGGGGTGGAGTTCCATTCTTCTGGGTTTGCTTCTAATGACCCTGCAAGTTTCCCACGGAGCTATCCCATAGTCTTGACGG AGGGTGATGGATCAAAAATATTTGTCAGTTGCATTGCATTTCGGGATCGAGTCTGTGAGGATATTATTGAAGCTTATCGCTTACCGCCGAATACATACGCAGACAAGTGTATATGTCTTGTGTCTCACGCCCCCAATTTCCGTGTTCTTCGGAATTCTCTCGAAgagatttttgttctttgcttctCTTCAGAAGGAAGCTG TAAACCATTGTGGGATATTATCGCCTATATGGTATCCAATGTGCCTTTGCCGACTCCTGGAAAAGACAGAGTCTTGTTTGCTGTCGAGAATTGCCTGCTCTCAGTTGAAGCACCTCCAGAGGATAGTCTTCCTCAGGCAGAT ATATCTCTCCAGCCTCTTGTACAATGCTTGGATGTCGATAACTTGATTAAGTTGTTTACATCTGTACTAGTTGAAAGGAGGATTTTGATTCGATCTAACAA GTATTCGCTTTTGACGCTGGTGTCTGAATCCATATGTCATTTGATTTATCCTTTCCGATGGCAG CAAGTCTACATTCCATTACTATTTTTTAGTGGAGTAGACTACATTGATGCACCAACACCATATATGATGGGTCTCCACTCTGATGTCGATACGTCCAATCTTGCTATGGATGGC GTTGTAGTGGTGGATCTTGAATTTAACCAAATCACTACTTCTGAAGAGATACCTCCGATTCCAGAGCCTGAGTTCAGCGCGTTGCGAAACGATATATTGAAACTACTGCACCCTAATGTTGTAGGGATTGATCAGTTGAAGGGCTTTGGTAATTCTGTTGAGCAGTCCCCTAAAAGCCTTAGCAAACCTTGGGGAGAGGATCATGACCTTCAACTCAG GGTTATATTCTTAAAGTTTTTTGCATCTATATTGGGTGGCTACCGCAATTTCATA GAAAACAAAGTTTTTAGCACTGATGCGTTTCTGAAGAGACGGTCCCGTTCCACAAATCAGCCACCAGAGCCTATG TTGGTTCAATTCTTGGGCTCTTTTGCATTCCTCGATTATCTTGAAAGGCGTCTAGGCTCTGATGAGAACAGTACTAATCTCCTCGAGAAGTTACAAGATGCAGTTGGAAGGGGTCAAGATGCGATGTCAATTTTGCCCAAATCTTCTATGGAGCCTGAAATAATCACAATAGCTGAGCCAGAAGTTGAAGAATCAG CCACCAGGTATACCTATGACAGGTTTCCCGCGAGTGTTAGGTCAGAGGAGCAAGAAGAAAAGCGAAAGCAGATCCTTGCAGCAGCAAGCGGGGCTCTTGAATCCAATGGAAGGCATCCTCCAAG CTCACCGCCAGGGAAGAACACCAAAGAAGACAATTTCAGTTCAATGGAGAGGGCT GCAGAGAGAGAACGAATGGTCTTGGATATACAAGTCAAGTTGCAG GGATTATGGCTCCGTCTTCTCAAACTGGGTTCAGCTGAAGAtcctctttcttcatttgaatACGGCACAATATTGG CTCTCATCGAATCTGATGCTGAGGGGATTGGTGGGAGTGGCTTTATCGAGTGTATACGAGAACATCTGTATTCG GGCTGGCATGGTCAATTGACCGAGGAGCAGTTCATTGCAGTCAAAGAATTG CTCAAAATGGCTGTGAGCCGTGCTGCTTCAAGAAGCGATTTGTCGACAGTGCGGGACGCACTTGAAGTTTCTGCAGAAATGTTCAAGAAGGATGCCAATAATGTCTCAGACTATGTCCAGCGTCATCTCATCTCCATACCCATCTGGGAGGAGTTGAG ATTCTGGGAGGGTTACTTCGAGTATCTCATGGAACAACCTGCAAATGA ATCAGTGAACTATGCTACTTTGGTCACAGCCAGACTAATCATAGTGGCATCACATATG GCTGGCTTGGGACTTCCTGATACAGAAGCTTGGAACATGATCGAGACAATagcagagaaacaaaaacttggATACAAATTACTG ATTAAACTCAGAGGGTTCCTGTCGCATGTTCAGCAACTTCATGTCGGCTATTGGGGTGTTTCTTCATTTAAGCAGCAGATCATATCTTCCGGGTTGCCATCCCCACGTCCAAAAGATGTCTCTGACGAATCCCAGCAACCTTCAGAAGCTTCTGGAAGGAGCTGGGTTCAGAGTATGTTTAGCAGAGATACAGCATCAAGAGCAAATTCTTTCAGTCGTGTTCGTAAGTGGGTATCTGATAATGCTTCTTCAG ACATAACTGCTGCTGCACAGAAGAAAATTCAGACCAATGTACGTGTTCTGAAGGGTCACAGCGGTGCTGTCACTGCCTTGCACTCTGTGACAAGAAGGGAAGTCTGTGACCTTGTGGGCGATCGCGAGGATGCTGGATTCTTTATCAGCGGTAGTACAGACTGTCTG GTTAAAATTTGGGATCCAAGTCTGCGTGGTTCTGAACTTCGAGCGACTCTGAAAGGACATACTGG AACCGTGCGTGCTATAAGCTCTGACAGAGGAAAGATAGTTTCAGGATCAGATGATCAATCTGTTATCGTATGGGACAAACAAACAACTCAGCTTCTAGAAGAATTGAAAGGCCACGATGCACAG GTAAGTTGTGTCAAGATGCTTTCAGGCGAACGTGTCCTCACTGCTGCACATGATGGAACAGTTAAGATGTGGGATGTTCGAACCGATATGTGTGTTGCAACTGTTGGCCGATGCTCTAGTGCCATTCTTTCGATCGAATATGATGACTCCACAGGAATCTTGGCTGCTGCGGGCAGGGATAC GATTGCAAATATATGGGATATTCGTTCAGGAAAGCAAATGCATAAGCTGAAAGGGCATACCAAATGGATACG ATCAATACGAATGGTCGAAGATACCTTGATTACTGGCAGTGATGACTGGACAGCACGAGTGTGGTCTGTTTCCAGAGGATCATGCGACGCTGTTTTGGCATGCCATGCTGGGCCAGTACAATCTGTTGAATACTCCCCATTTGACAAAGGAATAATCACAG GCTCGGCTGATGGGTTGCTCCGCTTTTGGGAAAATGATGAAG GTGGCATTAAATGCGTGAAGAACATGACGCTACATAGTTCTTCCATACTATCAATCAACGCAGGCGAACATTGGTTAGGCATTGGAGCTGCAGATAACTCAATGTCTCTATTCCATCGTCCTTCCAACGCAGGAACCAAAGTCTCAGGCTGGCAACTTTATAGAGTACCACAAAGAACAGCGGCCGTG GTGAGATGTGTTGCGTCAGATCTCGAAAGGAAACGAATATGTAGCGGTGGCCGGAATGGAGTTCTCCGGCTGTGGGATGCGACCATCAACATCTGA